A DNA window from Prochlorococcus marinus str. GP2 contains the following coding sequences:
- the coaE gene encoding dephospho-CoA kinase (Dephospho-CoA kinase (CoaE) performs the final step in coenzyme A biosynthesis.), translated as MDILQKLKNNQRRIGLTGGIASGKTTITNYIRKHKNIPILDADHFSRELIKPNTYGYKKILDYFGNKIIDNKSNSEREINRKILRNIIFKHSESKEWIEKLLHPLIKERMIEECSQYRNNQTIVLVIPLLFEAKFEDICTEIWLVKCPKEIQKNRLITRDKISEKEAYELINFQLSFEEKRKFSDIILENSDDQNKWINTIKKLL; from the coding sequence ATGGATATTCTTCAAAAATTAAAAAACAACCAAAGAAGGATTGGTTTAACAGGAGGTATTGCAAGTGGGAAGACAACTATAACTAATTACATAAGAAAACATAAAAACATACCAATATTAGATGCAGATCATTTTTCAAGAGAATTAATCAAACCAAACACATATGGATATAAGAAAATTTTAGATTATTTTGGAAATAAAATTATTGATAATAAAAGCAATTCAGAAAGGGAAATAAACAGAAAAATTTTAAGGAACATTATTTTTAAACATTCAGAAAGCAAGGAATGGATTGAAAAACTACTTCACCCTTTAATTAAAGAAAGAATGATAGAAGAATGCAGTCAATACAGAAATAATCAAACTATAGTATTGGTTATTCCATTATTGTTTGAAGCAAAATTTGAAGATATTTGCACTGAAATATGGTTAGTTAAATGTCCTAAAGAAATACAAAAAAACAGACTTATCACAAGAGATAAAATTAGCGAAAAAGAAGCATATGAATTGATAAATTTTCAATTAAGTTTTGAAGAAAAAAGAAAATTCTCAGATATTATTTTAGAGAATTCGGATGATCAAAATAAATGGATCAATACAATAAAAAAGCTTCTTTAA
- the argJ gene encoding bifunctional glutamate N-acetyltransferase/amino-acid acetyltransferase ArgJ, whose amino-acid sequence MSQLDSNWSFVDDSKVTPKGFLFAGISAGLKASNKKDLALILAPEGSIFSGMFTQSIVRASCVDICEERIKTTSGFVRAILINSGQANACTGNLGIQHFQIATGKIAELLGIKEEEVLMCSTGVIGVPIQINDLVKNLPNLVSDLKGNNFANAAEAILTTDLTLKKVSIETIIQGRKIKIAGFAKGSGMIYPNMATMLAFLTCDVGIQKEEWDKMIAIAVQKSFNAISVDGETSTNDSFVGINAGEKIEKRFFPIIQQGIDIVCQNLAKNIARDGEGANCLLEVLVQGAKNTDDAIMIAKSICNSALVKTAIHGCDPNWGRIISAAGNSGVKFNLNDVDLYIGNAHILEKGKLNKYDPQKVTDYIKSRMKGRYLVDDIVKIMINLNSGESKGTAWGCDLSKKYVEINSEYTT is encoded by the coding sequence TTGAGCCAGTTAGATTCCAATTGGTCGTTTGTTGATGACAGTAAGGTAACACCCAAGGGGTTTCTTTTTGCTGGGATATCTGCTGGTTTAAAAGCTTCTAATAAAAAAGATTTAGCACTAATACTCGCTCCAGAAGGAAGTATTTTTAGTGGAATGTTTACCCAGTCAATTGTTCGAGCTTCTTGTGTGGATATTTGTGAGGAAAGGATTAAAACAACTTCAGGTTTTGTAAGAGCAATACTAATTAATTCTGGTCAAGCAAATGCTTGTACAGGAAATCTTGGTATTCAACATTTTCAAATTGCTACAGGAAAGATTGCGGAACTTTTAGGAATAAAAGAAGAAGAAGTTTTAATGTGCTCAACTGGTGTAATTGGTGTCCCAATACAAATAAATGATTTAGTAAAAAATTTACCGAATTTAGTTAGTGATTTAAAGGGTAATAATTTTGCAAATGCAGCAGAAGCAATTTTAACTACTGATTTGACTTTGAAAAAAGTGTCAATAGAGACGATTATTCAAGGTAGAAAAATAAAAATAGCAGGATTTGCAAAAGGTTCAGGAATGATTTACCCCAACATGGCTACAATGCTTGCTTTTCTAACCTGTGATGTGGGTATTCAAAAAGAAGAATGGGACAAAATGATTGCTATTGCGGTTCAAAAATCTTTTAATGCAATATCAGTTGATGGAGAGACAAGCACAAATGATTCTTTTGTTGGAATAAATGCAGGAGAGAAAATTGAAAAAAGGTTTTTTCCAATTATCCAACAAGGGATTGATATTGTATGTCAGAACTTGGCAAAAAATATTGCAAGGGATGGAGAGGGAGCAAATTGTTTATTAGAAGTTTTGGTTCAAGGAGCAAAAAATACAGATGATGCAATTATGATCGCGAAATCTATTTGTAATTCTGCTTTGGTAAAAACTGCGATACATGGTTGTGATCCAAATTGGGGACGAATCATTTCTGCTGCAGGTAATTCTGGAGTTAAATTTAATTTAAATGACGTTGACTTGTATATAGGAAACGCCCACATTTTGGAAAAAGGCAAGTTAAATAAATATGATCCACAAAAAGTCACAGACTATATTAAGTCCAGAATGAAAGGTAGATATTTGGTAGATGATATTGTAAAAATTATGATTAATCTAAATTCAGGCGAATCGAAAGGCACAGCTTGGGGGTGCGATCTTTCTAAAAAATATGTTGAAATAAATAGCGAATATACTACTTAA
- a CDS encoding AAA family ATPase, translating to MFITVCGQKGGVAKTCTSIHLASVWHSEGKKVCIVDADKNRSALAYASRGNLPFPVFPVNSAAKASRSSEIVITDGQASSDQEELKHLAYGSDLVILPTTAKARSVELTVELANLLSNLKVNHAVVIVKVDFRQQKAAQQAKAALENFGLYVFDTFIPLLSAFDKAEASGNAVFEAVDDLGRSDPRRMTGWSAYCSIASQIPCLISKPSSDTNNLNNQQPISA from the coding sequence TTGTTCATTACCGTTTGCGGACAAAAAGGGGGGGTGGCCAAGACCTGTACAAGTATTCACCTTGCAAGTGTTTGGCATTCTGAAGGTAAAAAAGTTTGCATAGTCGATGCCGACAAGAATAGATCTGCTTTAGCATACGCATCAAGAGGCAACCTTCCATTTCCAGTTTTCCCCGTCAATTCAGCTGCTAAAGCATCAAGATCATCAGAAATTGTAATAACTGATGGCCAAGCTAGCAGTGATCAAGAAGAACTTAAACACTTAGCGTATGGTTCAGATTTAGTTATCTTACCTACAACTGCAAAAGCAAGATCAGTAGAATTAACTGTTGAACTAGCTAATTTATTAAGCAACTTAAAAGTTAACCATGCTGTAGTAATAGTAAAAGTTGATTTTAGACAGCAAAAAGCAGCGCAACAAGCCAAAGCAGCTCTAGAAAATTTTGGTTTATATGTTTTTGATACATTTATACCCTTACTCTCAGCATTTGATAAAGCAGAAGCCTCCGGCAATGCTGTATTTGAAGCTGTAGACGATTTAGGTAGATCAGATCCTCGTCGAATGACGGGCTGGTCTGCTTATTGTTCAATTGCCTCACAAATTCCATGCCTGATTTCGAAGCCCTCATCCGACACCAACAACTTAAACAACCAACAACCAATAAGCGCTTAA
- a CDS encoding aldo/keto reductase, which produces MKKRIGLGTWSWGNKLFWNYQSTNDDDLRETYDEALRRGFDLIDTADSYGTGNLQGRSELLIGKFLLNTPSAKKKRIQIATKLAPYPWRIGNRGFNKPFLKSLERLNNKLDIVQLHWSTAKYNPWQELGLLNNLCDLKDEGFDFQIGLSNIGPKRLMKLINFLAKRDQHLKSVQIQFSLLAPDLGKQYQVKKICDENNIDFFAYSPLSFGILCIDPDKEENKEKSFIRNSLFENYKKPTYELRRCLKRIAHQRSVSQAQVAINWCCYQGTIPLVGMRKKSQVIDISNVFNWNLKKNEFKVLQEVSQKCLKKMPKNPFSSN; this is translated from the coding sequence GTGAAGAAAAGAATTGGATTAGGTACGTGGTCCTGGGGGAATAAGCTTTTCTGGAATTACCAATCTACAAATGACGATGATTTACGTGAGACATATGATGAAGCGTTACGAAGAGGTTTCGATCTAATTGATACTGCAGATTCTTACGGTACTGGGAATCTTCAGGGTAGAAGTGAATTGTTGATAGGAAAATTTTTACTAAATACTCCTTCAGCAAAGAAAAAAAGAATTCAAATAGCAACCAAACTTGCACCTTATCCCTGGAGAATAGGTAATAGAGGCTTCAATAAACCTTTTTTGAAAAGTTTAGAGAGACTTAATAACAAATTAGATATAGTGCAATTACATTGGTCAACTGCAAAATACAATCCTTGGCAGGAATTAGGGCTGTTGAATAATCTTTGCGATTTAAAAGATGAAGGCTTTGATTTTCAAATAGGTTTATCAAATATAGGCCCTAAAAGATTGATGAAATTAATTAATTTTTTAGCAAAAAGAGATCAGCACTTAAAGAGTGTTCAAATACAGTTTTCTTTGCTTGCTCCCGATTTAGGAAAACAATATCAGGTAAAAAAAATTTGCGACGAAAATAATATTGATTTCTTCGCTTATAGTCCTTTGTCCTTTGGAATACTTTGTATTGATCCTGATAAAGAAGAAAATAAAGAAAAAAGTTTTATTCGTAATTCCTTATTTGAAAACTATAAAAAACCAACATATGAATTGCGGAGGTGTCTAAAAAGAATTGCGCATCAAAGATCAGTTTCCCAAGCGCAAGTAGCAATTAATTGGTGTTGTTATCAAGGAACTATTCCATTAGTTGGAATGCGAAAAAAATCTCAAGTTATAGATATATCTAATGTATTTAATTGGAATTTAAAAAAAAATGAATTTAAAGTACTACAGGAGGTTTCACAAAAATGTTTAAAAAAAATGCCGAAAAATCCTTTTTCGAGTAATTAA
- a CDS encoding THUMP domain-containing class I SAM-dependent RNA methyltransferase, with product MNVVASSPEGLEKSLAEEISNLGGFNINTYKRFINFECDFETFYRVHFYSRLAFRFYREIASFNCYDKQSLYAGVRDSFDWLNWLHFDKTFNVQVTGRTSSLSHTHFTALEVKNSITDLQQTVWNKRSNIALDNPDFIIHLHLNNNKAILSLQSSVESLHKRGYRPAIGNAPLKENLASGLINMTQWNGKVPLIDFMCGSGTFLIEAVNQFLGVPINIDQVYLFENWLDFRKDIYLNEKNKAKNKIINYEKLPKIIGCEINKKVFEQANVNISYAGLENYIELINNDFLALQLSCTPGIIICNPPYGKKLGDENELVCLYEQMGIFLKNNFSGWEFWLLSGNPKLTKYLKMKSSLKIPVSNGGIDCRWIKYLIR from the coding sequence ATGAATGTAGTGGCATCATCTCCGGAGGGACTAGAGAAATCTTTAGCAGAAGAAATTTCAAATTTAGGCGGCTTTAATATTAATACTTATAAAAGATTTATTAATTTTGAATGTGATTTTGAAACTTTTTATAGAGTTCATTTCTATTCCAGATTAGCTTTTCGTTTTTATAGAGAAATTGCAAGTTTTAATTGCTATGATAAGCAATCTTTATATGCGGGGGTTAGAGATTCATTTGATTGGTTAAATTGGTTGCACTTTGATAAAACTTTTAATGTTCAAGTAACTGGGAGAACATCTTCTTTAAGTCATACTCATTTCACAGCTCTTGAAGTAAAAAATTCTATAACAGATTTGCAACAGACAGTTTGGAATAAAAGATCAAATATTGCTCTAGATAATCCTGATTTTATAATTCATTTGCATCTAAATAATAATAAAGCAATTCTTAGTCTTCAAAGCAGCGTAGAAAGCTTACACAAAAGAGGCTATAGACCCGCAATTGGAAATGCTCCATTAAAAGAAAATTTAGCTTCTGGATTGATAAATATGACTCAATGGAATGGCAAAGTTCCATTAATAGATTTTATGTGTGGCTCGGGTACTTTTTTAATTGAGGCAGTCAACCAATTTCTTGGAGTTCCCATAAATATTGATCAAGTATATCTTTTTGAAAATTGGTTGGACTTTAGGAAAGATATCTATCTTAATGAAAAAAATAAGGCAAAAAATAAAATTATAAATTATGAAAAATTACCAAAAATAATAGGGTGTGAAATTAATAAAAAGGTTTTTGAGCAGGCGAATGTAAACATATCATATGCTGGACTCGAAAATTATATTGAGCTTATAAATAATGATTTTTTAGCACTCCAATTAAGTTGCACTCCTGGAATAATCATATGTAATCCTCCATACGGCAAAAAATTAGGCGATGAAAATGAATTGGTTTGTTTATATGAACAAATGGGAATCTTCCTAAAGAACAATTTTTCAGGTTGGGAATTTTGGCTGCTAAGTGGAAATCCAAAACTAACAAAATATTTGAAAATGAAATCTTCATTGAAAATTCCCGTTAGCAATGGGGGAATAGATTGTAGATGGATAAAGTACCTAATAAGGTAA
- a CDS encoding phage holin family protein → MEKPKNKNFASTASRISAIASSVMDLHVRIALQEVDREKRRLISGGIFLAIGSTLLLLVLICIHIIFYLFLTKYNNWNIEYNLLLIIFIDLFLAGLSLKLGGKLAKGPYLPQTLEGLGKTTKAVLGKK, encoded by the coding sequence ATGGAAAAACCAAAAAATAAAAACTTTGCAAGTACCGCCTCGAGAATTTCAGCGATCGCAAGTTCAGTGATGGATTTGCATGTAAGAATAGCTCTTCAAGAAGTAGATAGAGAAAAAAGAAGATTAATTAGTGGTGGAATATTTTTGGCAATTGGCAGTACATTATTATTATTAGTACTAATTTGCATCCATATTATTTTTTATCTTTTTCTAACGAAATATAATAACTGGAATATTGAATATAATTTATTACTCATAATATTTATCGATTTATTTCTTGCAGGCTTAAGTTTGAAGCTTGGAGGAAAATTAGCTAAAGGACCTTATCTTCCTCAAACATTAGAGGGTTTAGGTAAGACAACAAAGGCAGTTTTAGGCAAAAAATAA
- a CDS encoding DUF883 C-terminal domain-containing protein: METYHPPKEVEEKENNSDLPEKEVISEKWLLEKIDSLIPLIKEKWPNIAQQTLEATKGSIDDLVEVIASHSGTSVIGIKSQLFEIIDSIRENNWEISEKIEPIESQLEELLEELNNTLRPKIENPIRKKPLLSIAIAAGIGLLIGTLLNNGRK; encoded by the coding sequence ATGGAGACTTACCATCCTCCCAAAGAAGTAGAAGAAAAAGAAAATAACTCTGATCTTCCTGAAAAAGAAGTTATTTCGGAAAAATGGTTACTTGAAAAAATTGACAGTTTAATACCTTTAATCAAAGAAAAATGGCCTAACATTGCACAACAAACCCTTGAAGCCACTAAAGGGAGTATTGATGATTTAGTTGAAGTAATAGCTAGCCATAGTGGAACCTCAGTAATTGGAATAAAAAGCCAACTATTTGAAATCATTGATTCAATAAGAGAAAACAATTGGGAAATATCAGAAAAAATTGAACCTATCGAAAGTCAATTAGAAGAATTATTAGAAGAACTTAACAATACACTTAGACCAAAAATAGAAAATCCAATAAGAAAAAAACCACTATTATCTATTGCTATTGCGGCTGGTATTGGTTTACTAATAGGAACTCTCCTTAATAATGGCAGAAAATAA
- the smc gene encoding chromosome segregation protein SMC yields MRLVHINQVEFENFKSFGGNVKIPLEEGFTVVTGPNGSGKSNILDGILFCLGLANSRGMRAERLPDLINNSKVKEGKSSETSVSVKFNIQDWSPREDLQPLELEEEEIALNKGQKEWLVSRKLRLMPGGSYASTYTSDGKQCTLQQIQRILRDISVDPEGSNVVMQGDVTRIVSMNNKERRNLIDELAGVALFDTRIEQTNAKLNDVFERQERCEILENELQSSKNKLEKECEKAKRYKELKAKLLQIMELEKVLIYEKQVKHVESIEKKESEIEKNKILFNKQKESISKEISVCEDALKILVDELKEKGEDKLIKVNSDIGSINSSLRELDRISSLNKEEGIKLQKQRDEIAISKRNIESEKMRKENFDDNFLNQLNLQIDDLTLKHKHSRKKLSDAAGESGEFSKQSIKLNAELESIKNQINPIEIKKRKIEEETIQNNIQKDEIMSQIESLDLEKKKLFQGNQSKKETSDIKNKNLASNSAEINSLKNEIDLLIKTKSRLNNEQLRLEKDLSRFESRKEALNESRGSYALRILLEAGLEGIHGYVAQLGEVSEKNRYALEIAAGNRLGQIVVDNDHIAAKAIEILKKKKAGRLTFLPLNRIKSQKKNYAISRFENNRENGFIDKAINLITFDEVYSDVFRYVFGDTLVFSDLSSARLSTQKNRLVTLSGELLEASGAITGGSKLNKDLAYRFGINNDIDDSSPIKERLKVIEEALKESNNDLIIKNNRLSKLNSTRSQIIEDCASFNKEIEVNQDSLKVVSQRLEDCKLRLNKLDTANNLLVNELGHLKDELKPYHDKLNQLQTIQKANYEKNQKSSLIAFNEDFNNLDKKLELLIKERNTLLDKKNQFALDKERINNSLKINLLQEKNLQESIKQLAIAHSEWTEKRDKFKKELLDLDNQKNSLERDLGLLRRKRDELNSSISNKRQEYNNYLLKLEYLERDMHSLKEEMRSEKIKLENYKKDLPNPSPEFGEYEGKSLESLQSEISIINAKLESLEPVNMLALDELEELIERLNGLREKLEILSNERSELLLRIETVSTMRQEAFMQAFTEVDRHFREIFANLSDGDGFLQLENPNSPLEGGLTLVAHPKGKNVRRLASMSGGEKSLTALSFLFALQKYKPSPFYALDEVDSFLDGINVERLSKLISNQSSNAQFIVVSHRRPMISASERTIGVAQARGANTQVLGLPNAA; encoded by the coding sequence TTGAGATTGGTACATATCAATCAGGTCGAGTTTGAAAATTTTAAATCTTTTGGGGGAAATGTAAAAATACCTCTTGAAGAAGGTTTTACTGTGGTCACGGGTCCTAACGGTTCTGGGAAAAGTAATATTTTAGATGGAATTTTATTTTGTTTAGGTCTAGCTAATAGCAGAGGTATGAGGGCTGAAAGATTACCAGATCTAATAAATAACTCTAAAGTTAAAGAGGGTAAGTCATCAGAAACATCTGTATCGGTAAAATTTAATATTCAAGATTGGTCTCCCAGAGAGGACCTTCAGCCTTTGGAACTAGAAGAAGAAGAAATTGCCCTTAATAAAGGTCAAAAAGAGTGGTTAGTTTCTAGAAAATTAAGGCTTATGCCAGGGGGTTCTTATGCTTCTACTTATACTTCTGATGGCAAACAATGTACCTTGCAACAAATACAGAGAATATTAAGAGATATTAGTGTTGATCCTGAGGGCAGCAATGTTGTTATGCAGGGTGATGTAACAAGAATAGTATCAATGAATAATAAGGAGAGGAGAAATCTGATTGATGAATTAGCAGGAGTCGCACTGTTTGATACAAGAATAGAACAAACTAATGCAAAATTAAATGACGTTTTCGAAAGACAAGAAAGATGTGAAATTTTAGAAAATGAATTGCAATCTAGTAAAAATAAGCTTGAAAAAGAATGTGAAAAAGCAAAGCGATATAAAGAGTTAAAGGCAAAACTATTACAAATAATGGAATTAGAGAAAGTTCTTATTTATGAAAAACAAGTTAAACATGTTGAATCTATAGAAAAAAAAGAAAGTGAAATTGAAAAAAATAAAATTTTATTTAATAAACAAAAAGAATCTATTAGTAAAGAAATATCAGTCTGTGAAGATGCTTTGAAAATACTTGTTGATGAGCTTAAGGAGAAAGGCGAGGATAAATTGATTAAAGTTAATTCTGATATTGGAAGTATTAATTCTAGCTTGAGAGAACTTGATAGGATATCTAGCCTGAATAAAGAAGAAGGTATTAAATTACAAAAGCAGAGAGATGAAATTGCAATTTCTAAAAGAAATATTGAGTCAGAAAAGATGAGAAAAGAAAATTTCGATGATAATTTTTTAAATCAATTGAACTTGCAAATTGATGATCTCACTTTAAAACACAAACATTCCAGAAAAAAACTTTCTGATGCGGCTGGAGAATCTGGAGAATTTTCAAAACAAAGTATCAAATTAAATGCTGAGCTTGAAAGTATAAAAAATCAAATTAATCCTATCGAAATAAAAAAAAGGAAAATTGAAGAAGAAACTATTCAGAATAATATACAAAAAGATGAGATAATGTCGCAGATCGAATCCTTAGACTTAGAAAAGAAGAAACTTTTTCAGGGAAATCAAAGCAAAAAAGAGACATCCGATATAAAGAATAAAAACTTGGCAAGTAACAGCGCAGAAATTAATTCTTTAAAAAATGAAATTGATTTATTAATTAAAACTAAATCAAGGCTAAATAACGAGCAATTAAGGCTTGAAAAGGATTTATCTAGATTCGAAAGCAGGAAGGAAGCTTTAAACGAATCTAGAGGTTCTTATGCTCTTAGGATTCTTTTAGAGGCAGGTTTAGAGGGTATACATGGTTATGTAGCTCAACTTGGAGAGGTCAGTGAGAAAAATAGATATGCATTAGAAATTGCTGCTGGAAATAGGTTAGGACAAATTGTTGTTGATAATGATCATATTGCTGCAAAAGCAATTGAAATTCTTAAAAAGAAGAAAGCGGGTAGATTAACTTTTTTACCTTTAAATAGAATTAAAAGTCAAAAAAAGAATTATGCAATTTCAAGATTTGAAAATAACAGGGAGAATGGATTTATTGATAAAGCTATTAATCTAATTACTTTTGATGAAGTCTATTCCGATGTTTTTCGATATGTTTTTGGAGATACTTTGGTTTTTTCAGACTTATCTTCAGCTAGGTTATCTACACAAAAAAATAGATTGGTTACCTTAAGTGGTGAATTATTAGAAGCAAGTGGAGCTATTACAGGAGGTAGTAAGTTAAATAAAGATTTGGCTTATAGGTTTGGAATTAATAATGATATTGATGATTCCAGTCCTATTAAAGAAAGATTAAAAGTTATTGAAGAAGCTTTAAAAGAGTCAAATAATGATTTGATAATAAAAAATAATAGACTTAGTAAATTAAATTCAACCCGCAGTCAAATTATTGAGGATTGTGCTTCATTTAATAAAGAAATTGAAGTAAATCAAGATTCTCTTAAAGTTGTCTCGCAAAGACTTGAGGATTGTAAATTGAGATTAAATAAACTTGATACTGCTAATAATTTATTAGTTAACGAGTTAGGTCATTTAAAAGATGAATTGAAGCCTTATCACGATAAGTTGAATCAATTACAAACCATTCAAAAGGCAAATTATGAAAAAAATCAAAAATCATCATTAATAGCTTTTAATGAGGATTTTAATAATCTTGATAAAAAACTTGAATTACTTATTAAGGAAAGAAATACATTATTAGATAAAAAGAATCAATTTGCTTTAGATAAAGAGCGTATCAACAATTCATTAAAAATTAATTTACTACAAGAAAAAAACTTGCAGGAATCTATTAAACAACTTGCAATTGCTCATAGTGAATGGACAGAAAAAAGAGATAAATTTAAAAAAGAGCTTTTAGATCTCGATAATCAAAAAAATTCCCTGGAAAGGGATTTAGGTTTATTGAGAAGGAAAAGAGATGAATTAAACTCTTCAATTTCAAATAAAAGGCAAGAATATAATAACTATCTGTTAAAGCTTGAATATCTTGAAAGGGATATGCATTCCCTTAAAGAAGAGATGAGGAGCGAAAAAATAAAATTAGAAAATTATAAAAAAGATCTACCTAATCCGTCCCCGGAGTTTGGAGAATATGAAGGGAAGAGTCTTGAATCTTTGCAATCAGAAATTTCGATTATAAATGCCAAACTAGAAAGCTTAGAACCTGTCAATATGTTAGCTCTTGATGAACTAGAAGAATTAATTGAGAGATTAAATGGTTTGCGAGAAAAATTAGAAATTCTATCTAATGAAAGATCTGAATTATTGCTGAGAATAGAAACTGTATCTACGATGCGTCAAGAAGCTTTTATGCAAGCATTTACAGAAGTTGATAGACATTTTAGAGAAATTTTTGCAAATTTATCTGATGGAGATGGATTTCTTCAACTTGAAAATCCTAATTCTCCTTTAGAAGGAGGATTAACTTTAGTGGCTCATCCCAAGGGAAAAAATGTCAGAAGATTAGCGTCTATGTCAGGTGGTGAAAAATCGTTAACTGCTTTAAGTTTTTTATTTGCTTTGCAAAAGTATAAGCCTTCACCTTTTTATGCATTAGACGAGGTTGATAGTTTTTTAGATGGCATTAATGTTGAAAGGTTGTCAAAACTAATATCAAATCAGTCATCAAATGCTCAATTTATAGTCGTAAGTCATAGAAGGCCTATGATTAGTGCATCTGAACGAACAATTGGGGTCGCACAAGCAAGAGGTGCTAATACTCAAGTTCTTGGGTTACCAAATGCTGCATAA
- a CDS encoding PRC-barrel domain-containing protein, which translates to MSLSNTSANKNLPNSVPSERLWLRSELMGTQVITTDTGRRLGVVGEVVVDIDRREVVALGLRDNPLTRFLPGLPKWMPLESIKQVGDVILVDSLDSLSESFSPERYGKVINCQVITESGQLLGRVLGFSFDIETGDLISLVMGAVGVPLLGEGVLSTWEIPVEEIVSSGTDRIIVYEGAEEKLKQLSSGLLEKLGVGGSSWDEREVNGYSANLVPVENQLLSGSESEQQNNLVEEYEEVVEQDDYEEDFEDDYEDELEYVEIKGSEEELNNRKKLYMDNDDSDQIQNQNIVNQIDEKNNIDFKQKKQSTTNLTSKRPIQNASETLDIEPLDEQNFVQDNKKSEKFEIDDPW; encoded by the coding sequence ATGAGCTTGTCTAACACATCTGCTAATAAGAATCTCCCTAACTCGGTTCCTAGTGAACGTTTATGGTTAAGGTCAGAATTAATGGGAACACAAGTGATAACTACTGATACTGGAAGACGGCTAGGAGTAGTCGGCGAGGTTGTTGTTGATATTGATAGAAGAGAGGTGGTCGCTTTGGGACTAAGAGATAATCCACTTACAAGATTTTTACCAGGTTTGCCAAAATGGATGCCTTTAGAAAGTATTAAGCAAGTTGGAGATGTCATATTAGTTGACTCCCTAGATTCTTTGAGTGAAAGTTTTTCTCCAGAAAGGTATGGGAAGGTAATTAATTGTCAAGTGATTACAGAATCTGGACAACTTTTGGGAAGAGTTCTTGGCTTTTCTTTTGATATTGAGACTGGGGATTTGATATCTCTTGTTATGGGTGCTGTTGGTGTGCCGCTCTTAGGCGAGGGAGTTTTAAGTACTTGGGAAATACCTGTTGAGGAAATTGTAAGTAGTGGTACTGATAGGATTATTGTTTATGAAGGTGCGGAAGAAAAACTGAAGCAACTAAGTAGCGGTCTACTAGAGAAACTTGGAGTCGGGGGTTCTTCATGGGATGAAAGGGAAGTAAATGGATACTCAGCAAATCTTGTACCTGTTGAGAATCAGTTACTTTCAGGTTCTGAATCAGAACAGCAAAACAATTTGGTCGAGGAATATGAAGAAGTTGTTGAACAAGATGATTATGAAGAGGATTTTGAAGATGATTATGAAGATGAACTTGAATATGTTGAAATAAAGGGTTCTGAAGAAGAACTAAATAATAGAAAAAAGCTATACATGGATAATGATGATTCTGATCAGATCCAGAATCAAAATATTGTTAATCAAATAGATGAAAAAAACAATATTGATTTTAAGCAAAAGAAACAATCAACTACTAATTTAACTTCGAAAAGACCAATTCAAAATGCATCTGAAACTTTAGATATTGAACCACTTGATGAACAAAATTTTGTTCAAGATAATAAAAAATCAGAAAAGTTTGAAATTGATGACCCCTGGTAA